In Candidatus Dormiibacterota bacterium, the following proteins share a genomic window:
- a CDS encoding histidine phosphatase family protein: MSQSPATTRVYLVRHCDVENPDRVLYGHLEGFRLSEKGVRQAHALGERLAGTPVRQIYASPLERAQQTARIIASHLDGVPVTTTPELVEARFGHYLQGVRANLNIVWRRPLWGVHMLWPGLLPNDETVAEMAARVRAPLLRLVRDHPGQGGICVSHGDPIQAFWVESERRRAWALHRLECAKGGMLELDFEGERLAGKRYLPPEETGVSAGDSAAADASHA, encoded by the coding sequence ATGAGCCAGTCCCCTGCCACGACGCGTGTCTACCTGGTCCGCCACTGCGACGTCGAGAATCCGGACCGGGTGCTCTACGGGCACCTCGAGGGCTTCCGGCTCAGCGAGAAGGGGGTGCGCCAGGCCCACGCCCTCGGCGAGCGGCTGGCCGGGACCCCGGTGCGCCAGATCTATGCGAGCCCCCTCGAGCGGGCCCAGCAGACCGCCCGGATCATCGCCTCCCACCTCGACGGCGTCCCCGTCACCACCACCCCCGAGCTGGTCGAGGCCCGCTTCGGCCACTACCTCCAGGGGGTGCGGGCCAACCTGAACATCGTCTGGCGCAGGCCGCTCTGGGGGGTGCACATGCTCTGGCCGGGCCTCCTCCCCAACGACGAGACCGTCGCCGAGATGGCCGCGCGGGTGCGCGCTCCATTGCTCCGCCTGGTCCGAGACCACCCCGGTCAGGGCGGCATCTGCGTCAGCCACGGCGACCCCATCCAGGCCTTCTGGGTGGAGAGCGAACGCCGGCGCGCCTGGGCCCTCCATCGCCTCGAGTGCGCCAAGGGGGGGATGCTCGAGCTCGACTTCGAGGGCGAGCGGCTGGCGGGGAAGCGCTACCTCCCGCCCGAGGAGACCGGGGTCTCCGCCGGCGACTCGGCGGCGGCCGACGCCAGCCACGCGTAG